Proteins found in one Sorghum bicolor cultivar BTx623 chromosome 1, Sorghum_bicolor_NCBIv3, whole genome shotgun sequence genomic segment:
- the LOC8081086 gene encoding BRCT domain-containing protein At4g02110 isoform X1, with protein MTRPSTGRRWCGAAAPTRGRRATGAHTWSCGTSSTMTRRAWPRGRKGRRSSTGCGWRTAWIAGCLLMLIGSAFAANCSGTCAPVSSSEPRFSFVTMFSLFQVMYWPMRDLKGIPGAPSLLICLTGYQKSYREDMMKMVSLMGARFSKPLIANAVTHLICYKFEGDKYEVAKKVNIKLVNHRWLEDCLKAWKILPVSDYSKSGWERELMDAQAIDSEHEAEASDPGSMNYRPSVSGNREVVAGRNLNTPNHIINTEDANNKTHDIRGQSSANSMVAVSAKIDVFAPIQSPSVHIMNIEDADSKTHHITGQDSPDSGLLASSAKADILAPIQSSGEKKDIVRNTDSPNLQEVKEKYAGARTQDLASGVLGPPSTSKMTVFRNHHVDTLNGTLGILKVHTDHVSGKYSASHDQTDVAEVLLTSPLIGNQSVDELDSSKDDKWQHQEKDGPSGIHIAAPGQLNVDSKLNNHESNPKPGSDSMSNNIKNTSNDKKAYRKSFLQEGHSVNHMASPQRAEESTLRGYPNISSLETAHQKVVEHADVQSIQGNQNTKNEDGVDGTYAEKRKSLVSPACLNLQKEDLVSETGPLDSPFVSRLSGASETANVSSERINLVETNAINLGNQHSSFSTSKQTRSRKTSLKHGGPIGGIKLPDYSSSDKNVKSLRKARMSFKATTESKCTMSSSATVQDGKTSAGFQFQNKDGESTQISGNAVNQDCLNEIGNACTKDQAHEKSVNSSNNSQVVPYYGNAGNRIADPVKVNGNEVAVASSSELKKVVSDATVKESTQQFQNTSRNVQAETSYSKKAPTTIRRNAGVKRHLSANIESEGSVINSDKKVVPESSPAKVMIHHEHAGPVSKNGNSAACAAELKINPPKKAPICRVTDTVAKRTRSACTKIDGTWVGSSLQFSKVMPQENIEINPTKNLDTANANEQQRNSPKKIPNTRVRNRAVKRSLKSDTNMSNDTLMVKAETVAAGSLFDDWFPSGNVEDEDWPKKIPGHASVNDCETLSPKTVSNARIRNAAAKRKIKTVEDKSGGKFGKVGSAITSETKAFSSKRTEGISCNINKVIADPESEKSNKDVRREVSGLFCQDSCTIDKQGPYNSKLRSSKRNKALTSAHEKENRLGCSDLNSKPDRTGSLCSISDAESMKKSTLVLSKHQREKISESGTLITSEPALFILSGNRQQRRDYRSILRRLKGRVCRDSHHWSYQATHFIAPDPLRRTEKFFAAAAAGRWILKREYLTSCIEAGKFLDEEPFEWFGTGFNDGQTISFDAPRKWRNIRQQMGHGAFYRMQIVVYGQLISPTLDTVKRAVKAGDGVILATLPPYTRFLDSGVDFAVVSETIPRADAWVQQFISHGIPCVSADYLVEYVCKPGQPLDRHVLFKTNHLANKSLEKLMKNQQEMAMVRSKPSEDDEDDPEEDLSCSVCGQKDRGDVMLICGDEDGETGCGIGMHIDCCDPPLDAVPDDDWLCPKCAVPKSKTKRTTTCGTKRKGRGVSSSRRR; from the exons ATGACGCGTCCCAG taccggtcggagatggtgcggcgcggcggcgccgacGCGGGGCCGTCGGGCAACGGGTGCACACACGTGGTCGTGTGGAACCTCATCTAC GATGACCCGACGTGCGTGGCCGCGCGGGCGCAAGGGAAGAAGGTCGTCAACGGGCTGTGGGTGGAGGACAGCTTGGATTGCGGGGTGCTTGCTGATGCTGATAGGGTCGGCTTTTGCTGCTAATTGCTCGGGCACTTGTGCTCCCGTTTCTTCATCAGAGCCACGGTTTAGTTTTGTGACCATGTTCAGCCTTTTCCAGGTTATGTATTGGCCGATGAGAGATTTGAAGGGAATACCGGGTGCTCCATCATTGCTTATATGCTTGACGGGTTACCAAAAAAGCTATCGGGAAGATATGATG AAAATGGTTTCATTGATGGGAGCCCGATTCTcaaaacctttgatagcaaatgcGGTCACTCACCTTATTTGTTATAAATTCGAAG GTGACAAGTATGAGGTTGCAAAAAAGGTGAACATCAAACTTGTTAATCACCGGTGGTTGGAAGATTG CTTAAAGGCATGGAAAATTCTCCCAGTCAGTGATTATAGCAAAAG TGGCTGGGAGCGAGAGTTAATGGATGCACAAGCCATTGACTCTGAACATGAAGCAGAAGCATCGGATCCAGGGTCAATGAATTATAGGCCCAGTGTCAG TGGTAACAGAGAGGTGGTGGCAGGAAGGAATTTGAACACTCCTAACCATATCATAAATACAGAGGATGCAAACAACAAGACACATGATATTAGAGGTCAAAGCAGTGCCAACTCTATGGTTGCAGTTTCTGCTAAGATTGATGTCTTTGCACCCATTCAAAGTCCTTCTGTTCATATCATGAATATAGAAGATGCAGACAGCAAGACACATCATATTACAGGCCAAGACAGTCCTGACTCTGGTTTATTGGCAAGTTCTGCTAAAGCTGATATACTTGCACCCATTCAGTCTTCCGGTGAAAAGAAAGATATAGTAAGGAACACAGATAGTCCGAATCTGCAGGAAGTTAAAGAAAAATATGCTGGTGCAAGGACACAGGACCTTGCAAGTGGTGTTCTAGGTCCTCCAAGCACAAGCAAAATGACTGTTTTTAGAAATCACCATGTAGATACCTTAAATGGGACCCTGGGTATTCTAAAAGTCCATACAGATCATGTTTCTGGAAAATATTCTGCTAGCCATGATCAAACCGATGTAGCTGAAGTCTTATTGACCAGCCCTTTGATAGGAAATCAGTCTGTGGATGAGCTTGATTCATCAAAAGATGACAAATGGCAACATCAGGAGAAGGATGGACCCTCAGGTATTCATATCGCAGCACCTGGTCAGTTAAATGTTGATTCCAAGCTCAACAATCATGAGTCCAATCCAAAACCTGGCAGTGATTCCATGTCTAACAACATCAAGAACACAAGTAATGATAAAAAGGCCTATCGGAAGTCATTTTTACAGGAAGGGCATTCAGTTAACCATATGGCATCACCTCAGAGAGCTGAAGAAAGCACACTGAGAGGTTACCCCAatatttcttcattagaaacaGCACACCAAAAGGTTGTTGAACATGCTGATGTTCAGAGCATTCAAGGCAATCAAAACACTAAGAATGAGGATGGAGTAGATGGTACATATGCTGAGAAAAGGAAGAGCTTAGTCTCCCCAGCTTGCTTAAATTTGCAAAAGGAAGATCTTGTGTCAGAAACTGGTCCTTTAGATTCTCCATTTGTGAGTAGACTGAGTGGTGCATCTGAAACAGCAAATGtttcatctgaaaggataaatcTAGTTGAAACTAATGCTATTAATTTGGGAAATCAACACTCTAGCTTTTCTACAAGCAAACAAACAAGATCTAGGAAGACTTCTCTCAAGCATGGTGGTCCCATCGGTGGAATCAAGCTTCCTGACTATTCTTCAAGTGATAAGAATGTAAAATCTTTACGGAAAGCAAGAATGTCATTCAAAGCAACGACAGAAAGTAAATGCACCATGAGTTCTTCAGCCACTGTTCAAGATGGTAAAACAAGTGCAGGTTTTCAGTTTCAGAATAAGGATGGGGAAAGTACACAAATTAGTGGTAATGCAGTAAATCAAGATTGCTTGAATGAGATAGGAAATGCCTGCACAAAGGATCAGGCACATGAAAAATCTGTAAACAGTTCAAATAATTCACAAGTTGTACCCTATTATGGAAATGCTGGCAACAGGATAGCCGATCCAGTCAAAGTGAATGGTAATGAAGTGGCAGTGGCATCAAGTTCTGAACTTAAGAAGGTGGTGTCTGATGCCACTGTGAAAGAAAGCACGCAACAATTTCAAAACACTTCTAGGAATGTCCAGGCTGAAACGAGTTATTCAAAGAAAGCACCAACTACTATAAGAAGGAATGCTGGTGTCAAGAGGCATCTGAGTGCTAATATTGAGTCTGAAGGATCAGTTATCAACAGTGATAAGAAAGTTGTTCCTGAATCCTCGCCTGCCAAAGTGATGATTCATCATGAGCATGCTGGCCCAGTCTCTAAAAATGGCAACAGCGCAGCATGTGCAGCTGAACTCAAAATAAATCCTCCAAAGAAAGCACCTATTTGTAGAGTGACAGATACTGTTGCAAAGAGGACACGAAGTGCTTGCACCAAGATAGATGGTACATGGGTAGGTTCTAGTTTGCAGTTCAGTAAAGTGATGCCCCAAGAAAATATTGAGATAAACCCCACAAAAAATCTTGACACTGCAAATGCTAATGAACAACAAAGAAATTCACCTAAGAAAATACCAAACACTAGAGTAAGGAATAGAGCTGTGAAGAGGTCATTGAAATCTGACACCAATATGAGCAATGATACATTAATGGTCAAAGCTGAGACAGTGGCTGCTGGTTCATTGTTTGATGATTGGTTTCCCTCAGGCAATGTTGAAGATGAAGACTGGCCTAAAAAAATTCCTGGTCATGCAAGTGTTAATGACTGTGAAACACTTTCTCCCAAGACCGTATCAAATGCCAGAATTAGGAATGCAGCTGCCAAGAGGAAAATAAAAACTGTAGAAGACAAGTCTGGTGGCAAGTTTGGCAAAGTTGGTAGTGCCATCACATCTGAAACAAAAGCTTTTTCATCAAAGAGAACTGAAGGTATTTCATGCAATATCAACAAAGTAATTGCTGATCCAGAATCTGAGAAGTCCAATAAGGATGTGAGGAGAGAGGTATCTGGACTGTTTTGCCAAGATTCTTGCACGATAGACAAGCAAGGACCATACAATTCTAAGTTGAGAAGCAGCAAAAGAAATAAAGCTCTGACTTCAGCTCATGAAAAGGAGAACAGACTAGGCTGTAGTGATCTCAACTCTAAACCAGATAGAACTGGCAGTTTGTGTTCCATATCTGATGCAGAATCAATGAAGAAAAGCACACTTGTGCTCAGTAAGCACCAAAGGGAAAAAATAAGTGAATCTGGAACCTTGATCACGAGTGAACCTGCATTATTTATTTTAAGTGGAAATCGTCAGCAGAGAAGGGATTATCGCTCAATACTTAGACGCTTGAAGGGACGAGTTTGTAGGGATTCACATCATTGGTCGTATCAAGCAACACATTTCATTGCTCCAGACCCTCTGAGGAGAACCGAGAAGTTCTTTGCAGCAGCTGCAGCAGGCAG GTGGATACTCAAGAGAGAGTACTTGACCTCGTGCATTGAGGCTGGCAAGTTCCTGGATGAAGAACCATTTGAATGGTTTGGTACAGGCTTTAATGATGGACAAACAATCAGCTTTGACGCTCCTAGAAAATGGCGAAATATAAGGCAGCAGATGGGTCATGGTGCCTTCTACAGAATGCAGATCGTTGTCTATGGACAGCTCATATCACCAACTCTG GACACAGTAAAGCGTGCAGTAAAAGCTGGTGACGGCGTCATTTTAGCAACATTGCCGCCATACACTCGATTCCTAGACTCCGGAGTTGACTTTGCCGTAGTATCAGAGACCATACCAAGAGCAGACGCATGGGTTCAGCAGTTCATCAGTCACGGCATTCCCTGTGTCAGCGCGGATTATCTGGTCGAGTACGTCTGCAAGCCTGGCCAACCCCTCGACCGGCATGTTCTCTTCAAGACGAACCACCTGGCCAACAAGTCTCTTGAGAAACTcatgaagaaccagcaagagatGGCCATGGTGAGGTCAAAACCATCGGAAGACGACGAGGACGATCCGGAGGAGGACCTGAGTTGCTCGGTGTGTGGCCAGAAGGACCGGGGAGACGTGATGCTGATCTGCGGCGACGAGGACGGCGAGACTGGCTGCGGGATCGGCATGCACATCGACTGCTGCGACCCTCCGCTGGACGCTGTCCCCGACGACGACTGGCTGTGCCCCAAGTGCGCCGTACCGAAATCCAAAACGAAGCGTACTACTACATGTGGTACTAAACGCAAGGGCAGAGGAGTTTCCAGTTCCAGGCGAAGGTGA